In a single window of the Coprothermobacter proteolyticus DSM 5265 genome:
- a CDS encoding PTS sugar transporter subunit IIB, with amino-acid sequence MANKLKVVAACGVGMGSSLILKMNVEDVLKELNVPATVEHSDIGSLVGSNYDIVVVQTFYADQVKNYGKTVVGVDDFFNKEKLKEKLQEALKILGVIEE; translated from the coding sequence ATGGCAAATAAGCTAAAAGTGGTGGCAGCATGCGGCGTTGGTATGGGAAGCAGCTTGATCCTGAAAATGAACGTTGAAGATGTGCTCAAGGAGCTTAACGTACCAGCCACAGTTGAGCACTCTGACATTGGAAGCTTAGTTGGGTCAAACTACGATATTGTGGTGGTGCAAACCTTCTACGCAGATCAAGTGAAAAACTACGGAAAAACTGTAGTAGGAGTAGATGATTTCTTTAACAAAGAAAAATTAAAGGAGAAACTTCAAGAAGCACTAAAAATCTTGGGAGTAATAGAAGAGTAG
- a CDS encoding PAS domain S-box protein: MNTLQLITALASFSAFLVYVFLMWFVLNLNQKELLNKLCALTIASFAVWSFSSTFLHSATSLHTAKLWTNVSSIGWCSFPVFAFWFYAAFSNHDKLLKSRSFIAMCLFLAAFFTYQQWKGNLIVDLVRQPYGWSNVWAISPVSIGFSMYYILFVVGCMYFALDFERKTKSAREKKQARIFYVSALASLVLGTMTDVALPMLGIGAIPPLADVFILLWAVGLVYAIKRYGFMGLTLATAAEDILSTVADSLMLVGLDSRIVLANRKVHDLLGYKGEELKGKDIVSIVSDIEITAIVESGGVYSNETTFLTKSGKQVPVLVSASVVRDREEEVAGIVLTALDISKRKQMEQELRASEEKYRTLVDHALVGIGIHQDNRIVFANQRMATMFGYTLEELIGLPIADLLHPEERSLVLARVNGTDPQPPESNTYETRLLKKDGSFFYALVSNSLITYNDRVATLFTISDITDTKARKELEEANRELEAFSYSVSHDLRAPLRSIDGFSQMLLEDYADKLDDQGRDYLKRIRAATQRMSQLINDLLTLSRISRADMHFEELNLTAMAEDIAAELKQSQPERDVEFIIEPNVKAYGDSHLLRIVLENLLRNAWKFTSKHKSAIIEFGVKEHDGKTVYFVRDNGAGFDMAYVDKLFVPFQRLHEQDEFEGTGIGLATVQRIVHRHGGTVWAEGEVEKGATFYFTLRE, translated from the coding sequence ATGAATACCCTACAACTGATAACTGCGCTGGCGAGTTTTTCAGCTTTTTTGGTTTATGTTTTCCTGATGTGGTTTGTATTGAATTTGAACCAGAAGGAACTACTAAACAAGCTATGTGCCTTGACTATAGCATCATTTGCTGTTTGGAGCTTTTCGTCTACCTTTCTACATAGTGCTACTTCGCTACATACAGCCAAATTATGGACAAACGTATCTTCAATAGGTTGGTGCAGTTTTCCTGTATTCGCTTTCTGGTTTTACGCAGCTTTTTCAAACCATGATAAACTGCTCAAGAGCCGGAGCTTTATTGCTATGTGCTTGTTCTTGGCTGCATTTTTCACATACCAGCAATGGAAAGGCAATCTAATCGTTGATCTTGTAAGACAGCCATATGGGTGGTCCAATGTTTGGGCAATTTCACCTGTATCTATTGGCTTTTCCATGTATTACATCCTATTTGTCGTTGGCTGTATGTATTTTGCTTTGGATTTTGAACGCAAAACTAAGAGTGCGCGTGAAAAGAAACAGGCAAGAATATTCTATGTTTCAGCACTTGCTTCACTTGTTTTGGGCACGATGACAGACGTCGCACTTCCTATGTTAGGAATTGGTGCTATACCTCCCTTAGCAGATGTTTTCATTCTTCTTTGGGCAGTTGGGTTGGTTTATGCCATAAAAAGGTATGGTTTTATGGGTTTGACTTTAGCCACAGCTGCTGAAGACATATTGTCTACGGTAGCCGACTCACTAATGCTAGTCGGGCTGGACAGCAGAATTGTCCTTGCCAATAGGAAAGTTCATGACCTATTAGGATACAAAGGAGAAGAGCTAAAAGGAAAAGATATCGTAAGCATAGTAAGTGATATAGAAATCACTGCCATAGTGGAATCAGGTGGAGTTTACAGCAACGAAACCACGTTTCTAACGAAGAGCGGAAAACAAGTTCCGGTACTTGTCTCGGCCTCAGTAGTAAGGGATCGAGAAGAAGAAGTGGCGGGAATTGTGTTAACAGCTTTGGACATAAGTAAGCGAAAACAAATGGAGCAAGAATTGAGAGCCTCCGAAGAAAAATACAGAACTCTTGTTGATCATGCACTGGTAGGTATTGGCATACACCAGGATAACAGAATCGTCTTTGCTAACCAAAGAATGGCTACAATGTTTGGTTACACTCTGGAAGAATTGATAGGTTTACCTATTGCTGACTTGCTGCACCCTGAAGAACGCAGTTTAGTTCTTGCACGCGTAAACGGCACAGACCCGCAGCCTCCTGAGTCGAATACCTACGAAACAAGATTGCTAAAGAAAGACGGCAGCTTCTTTTATGCACTCGTAAGCAACAGTTTGATTACATACAACGACAGAGTGGCTACGCTCTTTACAATTTCAGACATAACAGATACAAAAGCACGCAAAGAATTAGAAGAAGCCAACAGGGAGCTAGAAGCTTTTAGTTACTCAGTATCCCATGATCTTCGTGCACCTCTGAGAAGCATAGATGGCTTCAGTCAAATGCTACTGGAAGACTATGCAGATAAGTTAGACGATCAGGGCAGAGATTATTTGAAACGTATTCGCGCCGCAACTCAGCGCATGTCTCAGCTGATTAATGACCTTTTGACCTTGTCCCGCATAAGTAGAGCTGATATGCACTTCGAAGAGCTTAACTTAACAGCTATGGCTGAAGACATTGCAGCTGAACTTAAGCAAAGCCAACCCGAAAGGGATGTAGAGTTCATTATTGAACCAAACGTCAAGGCATATGGAGATTCTCATCTACTAAGGATAGTTTTGGAGAATCTCTTGAGGAACGCATGGAAATTTACTTCGAAACACAAGAGTGCCATTATAGAGTTTGGTGTAAAAGAACATGACGGCAAGACAGTTTATTTTGTTAGAGACAATGGTGCAGGCTTCGATATGGCTTACGTTGACAAGCTATTTGTCCCCTTCCAGCGCTTACATGAGCAAGATGAATTCGAAGGAACTGGTATCGGCCTTGCAACAGTGCAAAGAATCGTGCATCGTCATGGTGGCACAGTCTGGGCGGAGGGTGAAGTTGAAAAAGGTGCAACCTTTTACTTCACCCTTCGAGAATGA
- a CDS encoding response regulator gives MHRKFVLLVEDSPDDVELILRALSRSDTTVEVVVAHDGVEALNFLFGTGAYAGRNINVMPTVVFLDLKLPRINGFEVLERIRSDERTKLLPVVILTSSNEEKDLIRSYELGANSYVCKTVDFTEFSNAIRQLGSYWLFLNESPMKENE, from the coding sequence ATGCATAGAAAATTTGTTCTGCTCGTAGAGGACAGCCCTGATGACGTTGAGCTAATTCTAAGAGCACTTTCCAGGAGCGACACCACAGTTGAAGTAGTAGTGGCTCATGATGGCGTTGAAGCGTTGAATTTCTTATTTGGAACTGGTGCTTACGCTGGACGCAATATAAATGTCATGCCCACAGTTGTTTTCCTTGACCTAAAGTTGCCAAGGATAAATGGTTTTGAAGTGCTTGAGCGTATACGCTCAGATGAACGCACAAAGCTACTTCCTGTGGTTATTCTGACTTCCTCTAACGAGGAAAAAGACTTGATCCGCAGTTATGAACTTGGGGCAAATAGTTACGTTTGTAAAACAGTGGATTTCACAGAATTTTCTAACGCCATACGCCAGTTAGGTTCATACTGGCTATTCTTAAATGAGTCACCCATGAAGGAGAATGAATAA
- a CDS encoding HD domain-containing phosphohydrolase: MSIRLRVLFVEDWEDDVLLIVRELRRAGYDVSFRKVDTPEEMRNALSNEEWDIILSDYVMPHFTTAEALNILKETGLDIPFIIVSGAIGEQTAVELMKAGAHDFVMKDSLAKLGPVVQRELRDADTRRERRQAQERLKESEEGYRLLFQSSPNVIAQVDSEGRFLIANMAMIRSLGFSSEKEVIGKTLHDLMPQDVANYRLKMVRKACNEARIQVFEDQRQGRWFQNIFVPIEAPEVGEMTVQIIAMDITEKKKTEEQLERSFVDLAETVSRAMVSRDPYTATHQRNVAELSRLVGKKMGLDENRLKGLYIGGLLHDIGKISIPESLLNKPGQLTEEEWNLVRTHAKRGYEILKDANFPWPVAEMALHHHERLDGSGYPDGLSGDELSLEVRILSACDAAEAMIAYRPYRPAKSIQETIDELESGKGEKYDATVADILLQIIREGKFDFNSCL, encoded by the coding sequence ATGTCTATACGACTTCGCGTATTGTTTGTGGAAGACTGGGAAGATGATGTACTGCTAATAGTACGTGAGCTCAGGCGTGCTGGATATGATGTTTCTTTCAGAAAGGTTGATACCCCCGAAGAGATGAGAAATGCTTTATCCAACGAGGAATGGGATATTATTCTTTCGGACTACGTCATGCCACATTTTACTACAGCTGAAGCGTTGAACATTCTTAAAGAAACTGGACTCGACATACCTTTTATCATTGTGTCAGGTGCAATCGGCGAACAGACCGCCGTGGAACTTATGAAAGCAGGTGCGCACGATTTCGTCATGAAGGATAGCTTAGCAAAGCTTGGACCTGTTGTTCAAAGAGAACTTAGAGATGCCGATACGCGCCGCGAACGAAGACAAGCACAAGAAAGACTAAAAGAATCGGAAGAAGGGTACCGCCTCCTTTTTCAGAGTTCGCCAAACGTAATCGCTCAAGTTGATTCAGAAGGAAGATTTTTGATAGCCAACATGGCCATGATCAGAAGCTTAGGTTTTTCCTCTGAGAAGGAAGTTATCGGTAAAACCTTGCACGATCTGATGCCCCAAGATGTTGCAAATTATCGCCTAAAAATGGTCAGGAAAGCTTGCAATGAAGCTCGAATACAAGTCTTTGAAGACCAGCGCCAAGGAAGATGGTTCCAGAATATCTTCGTTCCCATTGAAGCCCCAGAAGTAGGAGAAATGACTGTGCAAATCATTGCGATGGACATAACCGAAAAGAAAAAAACAGAAGAACAACTAGAACGCTCTTTCGTAGATTTAGCAGAAACAGTCTCACGTGCAATGGTTTCCAGAGACCCCTATACTGCAACTCACCAGCGAAATGTGGCTGAACTCTCACGACTCGTGGGTAAAAAAATGGGGTTGGATGAAAACAGGTTAAAAGGACTGTATATTGGTGGACTGCTCCATGATATCGGAAAGATATCAATCCCCGAAAGCCTTCTTAACAAGCCTGGACAACTTACGGAGGAAGAGTGGAATCTGGTTCGTACTCATGCAAAGAGAGGATATGAAATACTAAAAGATGCAAATTTCCCTTGGCCAGTAGCGGAAATGGCACTTCATCACCATGAACGCCTCGACGGATCAGGTTATCCAGACGGTCTAAGCGGTGACGAGCTAAGCCTTGAAGTGAGAATCCTTAGTGCCTGCGATGCTGCTGAAGCAATGATTGCTTATCGTCCCTACAGGCCTGCAAAAAGTATTCAAGAAACTATAGATGAGCTGGAAAGTGGTAAAGGAGAAAAGTACGATGCAACCGTGGCTGACATCTTGCTGCAAATTATCAGAGAAGGAAAATTCGATTTTAACAGTTGTCTGTAG